A genomic region of Papaver somniferum cultivar HN1 chromosome 7, ASM357369v1, whole genome shotgun sequence contains the following coding sequences:
- the LOC113296551 gene encoding putative F-box/FBD/LRR-repeat protein At2g05300 — protein MEFVITNTKAQQSSTESFMDFVDRVLLLRSNMSDTKRFCITCKGQYFDDQRIKDWIATAIKCRVEELVLGRFANDEDYSDIMPVDLYTCESLTLLDIEFHYGTLHLPQTILFSRLKILRLSEISFCDEEFIQQLFSGCPVLEELSLKYCAWKDLNFISSTLKVLTLVDSLLRSEHKSVFPVITKIDAPNLMSLKIDDCLKNTLVVHSFPSLVDAHIRLSHSMGDDGMDVVLNFLNKLSNVKHLKVTGYIFEDLETANLVSTSLLAFTNLITLEVSIIKAEQVLIIDKANKDALTVDVVPHCLLMNLKSIKFQNFEGQRNELDLVKLFLQNAGVLQTVTIEISSNSLVNSKKKTHTAKDVEDFNKQIMRQLTKF, from the exons ATGGAATTCGTTATTACCAATACCAAAGCACAACAGTCTTCAACTGAGAGCTTCATGGATTTCGTTGACAGGGTATTGCTTCTTCGTAGTAACATGTCAGATACTAAGAGATTCTGTATCACCTGTAAGGGTCAATACTTTGATGACCAGCGGATAAAAGATTGGATTGCTACAGCAATTAAGTGTCGAGTTGAAGAGCTCGTTCTCGGTAGGTTTGCCAATGATGAAGACTACTCGGATATAATGCCTGTCGACCTTTACACTTGTGAATCACTGACTTTGCTAGACATAGAATTTCATTATGGTACTCTTCATCTTCCACAAACAATACTCTTTTCAAGACTTAAGATACTCCGGCTATCCGAAATTTCGTTTTGTGATGAGGAATTCATTCAACAACTCTTTTCTGGCTGTCCTGTTCTCGAGGAATTGAGTTTGAAATATTGTGCTTGGAAGGATTTAAATTTCATATCGTCTACATTGAAGGTATTAACTCTGGTCGATAGTTTACTAAGATCTGAGCATAAATCTGTTTTTCCTGTCATAACCAAGATTGATGCACCAAATCTAATGTCTCTCAAAATCGATGATTGTCTAAAAAATACTTTAGTGGTGCATAGCTTTCCGTCACTAGTGGATGCACATATACGCCTCTCGCATAGTATGGGAGATGACGGGATGGATGTTGTTCTAAATTTTTTGAACAAGCTCTCTAATGTAAAGCACTTGAAAGTAACAGGTTACATCTTTGAG GATCTGGAAACGGCAAATCTTGTATCTACAAGTTTACTTGCCTTTACTAATTTGATCACTTTGGAAGTGTCTATTATCAAGGCTGAGCAA GTTTTGATTATTGATAAAGCTAATAAGGATGCTTTGACAGTTGATGTAGTTCCTCATTGTTTGTTGATGAACCTCAAGTcaattaagtttcaaaactttgaAGGACAACGGAATGAGCTGGATTTGGTTAAACTATTTTTACAGAATGCAGGGGTTCTCCAGACAGTGACTATTgaaatttcatcaaattctttggtgAACTCAAAGAAAAAGACACATACCGCGAAAGATGTAGAAGATTTCAATAAGCAAATTATGAGACAGTTAACTAAGTTTTGA